ACCGCAGCCGCAACCCTACGGTGCGCCGCCCGCGCCCCCGCGGCAGCTCGGCGGGCTGAAGTTCGGCACATGGGTCGGCATCGGCGTCCTCGGCGGTGTCGTGCTGTCGGTCGGCTCGTTCCTGCTGGGCATCTTCGTGGTGAGCGGCCCGTTCGGCATCGGCCAGCTCAGCTGGGCGCCGTGGATCCTGGTGGGCCTGGCGGGCGTCGTCCTGATCTTCTTCCCTCGCACGCGCGGGCTGGCCACGGGGCTGCTGATCAGCGTCGCCGCGGCGCCGATCGTGCTGATCGGCGTCTGCTTCGTCGTGATCGCGGCGCCCCCGCTGATGATGTAGCCCGACGCCGCAGGGCTCAGCCCCGCAGCAGCGCCCGCAGCGCGTCGATCGTGTCGGCCTCGACGGCGCGCTTGTCACAGCGGTACGACTTGACGCGCGCGAAGCGCAGCGCGACGCCGCCGGGGTAGCGCGACGAGCGCTGGACGCCGTCGATCGCGATCTCCACCACGGTCTCGGGGCGCACATGCACGGCGGACGCGGTGCGGTGGGTCTCGATCGTCGGGAAGTGCTCGGTCTGCCAGCGCAGCGTCGCGTCGGTCATCCCCTTGAAGGTCTTCCCGACCATCACGAAGCCGCCGGGCTCTCCGAAGGCGCCATCCGGATCCCGTGCACCGAGGTGCAGGTTCGACAGCATGCCGCTGCGCCGGCCCGATCCCCATTCGACCGCGAGCACGACGAGGTCGAATGTGAGCACGGGCTTCACCTTGAGCCACCCCTTGCCGCGACGGCCGGCGGTGTAGGGCGAGTCGATCGCCTTCACCATCACGCCCTCGTGGCCCGCGGCGAGCGCGCCACGGGCGAACTCCTCGGCCGCTTCCGGATCCGCCGTCACGATGCCGGGCATACGGAGGTCGCCGACCACGCGCTCCAGCGTCTCGAGCCGCGCGCGCAGCGGCTCGTCGATCAGGTCGCGTCCGTCGACGTGCAGGATGTCGAAGAACCACGGACGCAGCGCGATGGCGGCGGCGGTCTCGGACCCGAAGCGCGCCATCGTGTCCTGGAACGGGCGCGGCGATCCGTCGTCGTCGAGCGAGAGCGTCTCGCCGTCGAGGATCAGGCGTTCGGCGGGCAGCGCCCGCACGGCGTCGACGAGCTCCGGCACGCGATGCGTCACGTCCGCGAGGCTGCGCGTGTAGACCCCCACGTCCTCGCCGTCCGGCCGCGTGCGGTCCAGATGCACCTGGATGCGGGCGCCGTCGAGCTTGTACTCGACCGACACGTCGGTGCCGACCGCCGTCATCGCGGCGGCCACCGACGACGCGGTCGAGGCGAGCATGGGCTGCACGGGCCGGCCGACACGCAGGCCGACGTCGGCGAGATCGTCGGCCGAGCCGGTCAGCGCGATGCCCGCGGTCTCCCCGAGGTCGCCCGAGAGCATCGCCGCCCGCCGCACGGTCGCACCGTCGCGCTCGGCCGCCCTCGCGATCGCGTCGAGCAGCACCCCCTCGAGCGCGCCCGTGCGCAGCTCGCCCAGGATCACGCGCACCACGAAGTCCCACTCGGGCCCGGTCGCACGCCGCGCGAGCGTCTCGAGCGCACGTCGTCGCGCGTCAGTCGATCCGGCGCCCGCCGTGGCGGCCAGCCGGTCGAGCGCCGCGTCGACGTCGAGCACGCTCAGAGTCGGGGCATCGGCGTGCTCGACCGCGAGGTTCGACAGGCCCCGCCAGCCGACGCCGAGGCGTCCCTGTCGCGGACTCGCCGTCAGGAAGCCGATCGCGGGCGCGATCTCCTCCGCGTCGAGCTCCCGCAGCACGCCGGCGAGCGCCGCCACCTTCTGCAGCCGGGACGATGTCGCGG
The Microbacterium sp. JZ31 genome window above contains:
- a CDS encoding ATP-dependent DNA ligase translates to MLLSELVTATEAVAATSSRLQKVAALAGVLRELDAEEIAPAIGFLTASPRQGRLGVGWRGLSNLAVEHADAPTLSVLDVDAALDRLAATAGAGSTDARRRALETLARRATGPEWDFVVRVILGELRTGALEGVLLDAIARAAERDGATVRRAAMLSGDLGETAGIALTGSADDLADVGLRVGRPVQPMLASTASSVAAAMTAVGTDVSVEYKLDGARIQVHLDRTRPDGEDVGVYTRSLADVTHRVPELVDAVRALPAERLILDGETLSLDDDGSPRPFQDTMARFGSETAAAIALRPWFFDILHVDGRDLIDEPLRARLETLERVVGDLRMPGIVTADPEAAEEFARGALAAGHEGVMVKAIDSPYTAGRRGKGWLKVKPVLTFDLVVLAVEWGSGRRSGMLSNLHLGARDPDGAFGEPGGFVMVGKTFKGMTDATLRWQTEHFPTIETHRTASAVHVRPETVVEIAIDGVQRSSRYPGGVALRFARVKSYRCDKRAVEADTIDALRALLRG